The following proteins are co-located in the Pochonia chlamydosporia 170 chromosome 6, whole genome shotgun sequence genome:
- a CDS encoding purine nucleoside permease (similar to Metarhizium acridum CQMa 102 XP_007808723.1), with protein MALILSNRFDFRQTYFLFAGIAGANPHHATIGSVAIARYAVQVALQYEIDPRSLPQDWPTGYISYGRDYPLQYPSVIYGTEVFEVNDNLRQAAFALASKSRLSDQNGPREYRSKYSGGGYRDAVATRAPSVVRCDIATSDVYYSGTKLAVAFENTTELWTNGSGIYCMSAQEENATLEVMVRAAIEGVVDFARIILLRSGSNFDRPPPGLSDWEHLRRTDQNGFLLSIENLYNAGIEIVRGIVSDWNCTYERGIEPKNYIGDIFGSLGGNPDFGFGSITAGKKVKSRGQDADLAFLEMERRERFGLRAVLK; from the exons atggcattgatactGTCAAACCGATTTGATTTTAGACAGACATATTTCCTCTTCGCGGGAATTGCGGGCGCCAATCCGCACCACGCCACTATCGGCAGCGTTGCCATTGCTCGTTACGCAGTTCAAGTTGCACTTCAGTATGAAATAGACCCCCGATCACTGCCACAAGATTGGCCAACTGGTTACATCTCCTACGGGCGTGATTATCCACTTCAGTATCCTTCAGTAATATATGGGACAGAAGTTTTTGAAGTCAATGACAACCTACGTCAGGCAGCATTTGCACTGGCATCCAAGTCCAGACTCAGTGACCAGAACGGCCCAAGAGAATATCGGTCAAAATACTCTGGCGGCGGATATCGGGATGCCGTGGCTACAAGAGCACCAAGTGTTGTCAGATGTGACATTGCAACGAGTGATGTGTACTACTCTGGCACGAAGCTTGCAGTAGCTTTTGAAAACACGACAGAACTTTGGACGAATGGATCAGGCATATACTGCATGAGCGCTCAAGAAGAGAACGCGACTCTCGAAGTAATGGTTAGAGCCGCCATTGAGGGCGTGGTTGACTTTGCACGTATCATACTTCTCAGATCAG GCTCAAACTTCGATCGACCACCGCCCGGGCTGTCGGATTGGGAGCATCTAAGGCGGACAGATCAGAACGGTTTCTTGCTTTCCATCGAGAACTTATACAATGCCGGAATAGAAATTGTTCGTGGCATCGTTTCCGACTGGAATTGCACGTACGAGCGCGGAATAGAACCGAAAAATTATATCGGGGACATCTTCGGTAGTTTAGGAGGTAATCCGGACTTTGGATTTGGGAGTATCACGGCAGGTAAGAAAGTCAAATCGAGGGGTCAAGATGCGGATTTGGCTTTCCTAGAGATGGAACGACGAGAGAGATTTGGTCTCAGGGCTGTACTAAAGTGA
- a CDS encoding fungal zn(2)-Cys(6) binuclear cluster domain-containing protein, translated as MATPTTGATLLCSGQGDMGTLVGILSALQPIWATLSSPELCQILQQQLHHGVDEVNLGCDTRAALEQFLDLAQKLAMGYHHDTLPPWPPRGHDNDTFTRAQREERTLNQRTAPSPDLAMTYALIACHTRVLDVIDAIVRFATACADMAPFLSPGYDPKFQVPEIRIGVFLAPRAAAASIFLSALVELQVDLVSKAQDVSKRFQEICRAEQTTSKQLEVSMLQYELLVDRALSCLEDTKRLKSHVLHIGLNSA; from the coding sequence ATGGCAACTCCGACTACTGGCGCGACTTTACTATGCTCAGGTCAAGGTGACATGGGCACATTGGTTGGCATCCTCTCGGCCCTCCAGCCGATATGGGCAACACTCTCATCTCCCGAGTTGTGCCAGATTCtgcaacagcagctgcaCCATGGGGTGGATGAAGTCAACTTGGGCTGTGACACCCGGGCAGCACTAGAGCAGTTCTTAGACTTGGCACAGAAGCTCGCTATGGGCTATCACCATGACACTCTTCCGCCCTGGCCACCAAGGGGGCATGACAACGACACATTTACCCGTGCCCAGCGAGAGGAGCGGACACTAAACCAAAGAACAGCACCGAGCCCGGACCTGGCCATGACATATGCACTGATAGCATGCCACACCAGGGTGTTGGATGTAATTGATGCCATAGTCAGATTTGCCACAGCTTGTGCAGACATGGCTCCCTTTCTGTCGCCGGGGTATGATCCAAAATTCCAAGTCCCGGAGATACGAATTGGGGTATTCTTGGCACCTAGAGCCGCTGCCGCTTCCATCTTTCTGTCAGCATTGGTGGAACTCCAAGTTGATCTCGTCAGTAAAGCGCAAGATGTAAGTAAGCGATTTCAGGAGATATGTCGTGCAGAGCAAACGACATCAAAGCAACTAGAGGTATCGATGTTGCAATACGAGCTTCTCGTCGACCGTGCTCTCTCCTGTCTTGAGGATACAAAGAGACTGAAATCACACGTACTTCACATTGGGCTTAATTCTGCTTGA
- a CDS encoding calcium-translocating P-type ATPase, PMCA-type (similar to Coccidioides immitis RS XP_001243029.1) encodes MDSIAIAPIRRGDNQGSTQSQNARPIAEIMREDSPTPPGNFAFTPYQLHQLLTLRSLEALEYFGGIHGLAAGLRTDTAAGLSADETNLDGSVTFDEAVTAGREGRPPVPQAVQASSANHAHHHSLRLGDGPDPHFADRKRTFGANRLPRRKQKSFLKLMWIAFNDKLLILLTISASISLAIGIYQSVSAEEGTSNIEWVDGVTVVIAIVIIVLASAANDWQKNHKFEKLNQRKKHREVTVFRSGRAQLISLTEVNVGDVMHLEAGEVVAVDGVLIQASGLHINESSISGESGMVHKTVPGDHGASHAVDADPFILSGTTISRGVGRYLVTSVGANSTYGRTLMSLREDVEETPLQAKLGRLGKQLIVFGAIVGTVFFFILFIRYLVQLKDMANKGPSNKAEAFFHILILSITVVIITVPEGLALNVTVALAFATTRMLRDNNLVRLIRSCEVMGNATCVCSDKTGTLTQNAMTVVAGRIGLDGTFDDTDSTAGAGHARPETAIIRDEGSAKLVNRMSPEVKDLIKDSIALNSTAFESDDSKIAEYFGSSTETALLKFSRDHLGMGLLRAERANNPVLTMLPFESSRKWMAVLVRLPNGRYRLLVKGAAEIVFEYCAYVLEDHTYQLTTARLLEDDRPGYRETIQDYANKMLRPVAIAYKDFDESDVFEHPDDDPATVNLEWLASGLIFIGFFGIRDPLRLEVIDSVKKCQDAGVFVRMVTGDNFLTAKAVAAECGIYSGGGIAMDGPTFRKLSETQLDEVIPRLQVLARSSPEDKLLLVNRLRAMKETVAVTGDGTNDALALKAADVGFAMGIQGTEVAKEAASIILLDDNFASIVKSLSWGRTINDAVKKFCQFQFTINITAGILTIISKLVGDSIFTVVQLLWINLIMDIFASLGLATDHPSPDFLKRKPEPRNAPIITITMWKMILGQAIYQLAVVFTVHYAALDIFDPHTESEFEKLQTLVFNIYVWMQFFNQHNCRRVDNKLDIWYQGVLRNPWFIGVQVLTLVGQFVIIFKGGEAFDTVPLTGAQWGWSMLFGILTIPLGALIRQVPDRYVASFFQQVGRFLRWFTKPFKGWCACLSILHIRSRQRVDEESQEMTTTSKSSGNGPGDIAASKRPISGSTRSEVSAHRREASGAITEDASQGDREALDLQLLIDAARSGRFIGKNILELHPKTLKDDPILRQRSNLNVPPSQDLAIMQFMSITDQEEEPPVRRRRQPARAVWVEPTRPTPTTTVPQKSGLTWESFLRSKRR; translated from the exons ATGGATTCAATTGCTATTGCACCAATTCGGCGTGGTGACAACCAAGGCTCGACCCAAAGCCAGAATGCCAGACCCATCGCTGAGATTATGCGCGAAGACTCGCCCACGCCGCCCGGAAACTTCGCTTTCACGCCTTACCAGCTACACCAGCTGTTGACTTTGCGCAGTCTTGAAGCTCTCGAATACTTTGGCGGCATCCATGGCCTTGCTGCTGGCCTTCGTACCGACACGGCAGCTGGTCTCAGCGCCGACGAGACCAATCTTGATGGCTCCGTCACATTCGACGAAGCTGTGACCGCTGGCCGAGAGGGTCGTCCTCCCGTACCCCAGGCCGTCCAAGCATCGTCGGCTAACCATGCTCACCACCATTCTTTGCGTCTCGGAGACGGGCCGGATCCCCATTTTGCCGATCGGAAAAGAACATTCGGAGCGAATCGACTGCCTCGCAGGAAACAAAAGTCCTTTCTCAAACTCATGTGGATTGCTTTCAATGACAAGCTTCTCATACTTCTCACAATATCTGCCTCCATATCCTTAGCCATTGGCATTTACCAATCCGTGAGCGCCGAAGAGGGAACTTCCAACATTGAGTGGGTCGACGGCGTTACTGTTGTCATTGCTATCGTTATCATTGTTCTTGCAAGCGCTGCCAATGACTGGCAGAAGAATCACAAGTTTGAAAAGCTGAACCAGCGTAAAAAGCATCGCGAAGTCACCGTTTTCAGATCTGGAAGAGCACAGCTCATATCGCTAACAGAAGTCAACGTCGGAGATGTAATGCATCTTGAAGCAGGAGAAGTGGTGGCCGTGGATGGCGTGCTCATTCAGGCTTCTGGTCTTCACATCAACGAGTCTTCGATTTCTGGTGAATCTGGAATGGTACACAAGACCGTGCCCGGAGATCACGGCGCCTCTCATGCCGTAGATGCTGACCCATTCATCCTGAGCGGCACTACTATCTCTCGAGGTGTTGGTCGCTATCTTGTCACATCGGTTGGCGCCAACTCTACCTATGGAAGAACCCTTATGTCCCTACGTGAGGACGTTGAGGAGACACCACTTCAAGCCAAGCTGGGTCGCCTGGGCAAGCAGCTCATCGTTTTTGGCGCCATCGTCGGCAccgttttcttcttcatcttgttcattCGATATTTGGTGCagctcaaggacatggcAAACAAGGGACCGTCTAATAAAGCCGAGGCATTCTTCCACATTCTCATATTGTCTATTACTGTCGTCATCATAACAGTTCCCGAAGGTCTAGCATTGAATGTCACCGTCGCGCTGGCGTTTGCCACCACTCGTATGCTTCGAGATAACAACCTGGTGCGACTCATTCGTTCTTGCGAAGTAATGGGCAACGCTACTTGCGTCTGTTCTGATAAAACTGGCACTCTTACGCAGAATGCCATGaccgttgttgctggccgtATTGGTCTTGACGGCACCTTTGATGATACAGACTCCACGGCTGGCGCTGGGCATGCTCGGCCAGAAACTGCCATCATTCGAGATGAAGGCTccgccaaacttgtcaatCGCATGTCGCCTGAAGTTAAGGACCTCATAAAAGACAGCATTGCGCTCAATTCGACCGCTTTCGAGAGTGACGACTCCAAGATCGCAGAATATTTCGGGTCCAGTACCGAAACCGCTCTGTTGAAATTCAGTCGAGACCATTTGGGCATGGGACTGTTAAGAGCCGAGAGGGCTAACAACCCTGTGCTCACCATGCTTCCATTTGAGTCGTCCCGAAAGTGGATGGCAGTGCTCGTGCGGCTTCCCAACGGGAGATACAGACTATTGGTTAAGGGTGCCGCTGAGATTGTTTTTGAATATTGCGCTTATGTTTTGGAAGACCACACATATCAACTCACGACCGCCCGGCTGCTAGAAGATGACAGACCTGGCTACCGGGAAACCATTCAAGACTATGCGAATAAAATGTTGCGTCCGGTAGCTATCGCATACAAAGATTTTGACGAATCCGACGTTTTTGAACATCCTGATGACGACCCGGCAACCGTCAACCTCGAGTGGCTTGCCTCGGGGTTGATTTTCATCGGTTTCTTTGGCATTCGTGACCCTCTTCGCCTGGAAGTTATCGATTCGGTAAAGAAGTGCCAGGATGCTGGGGTTTTTGTTCGCATGGTTACTGGCGACAATTTCCTGACTGCCAAAGCTGTCGCTGCCGAATGCGGGATCTATTCTGGGGGAGGTATCGCGATGGATGGGCCAACATTCCGGAAACTCTCTGAGACTCAACTGGACGAAGTGATCCCGCGTCTTCAAGTTTTGGCCAGATCGAGCCCAGAAGATAAGCTTCTCCTAGTCAATCGTCTGCGCGCAATGAAAGAGACCGTAGCAGTCACTGGAGACGGCACCAATGACGCCCTTGCCCTCAAAGCTGCAGATGTTGGTTTTGCAATGGGTATCCAAGGTACCGAGGTTGCCAAGGAGGCGGCATCTATTATCTTGCTTGATGACAACTTTGCCTCCATTGTGAAATCGTTGAGCTGGGGCCGAACCATTAATGATGCCGTCAAAAAGTTTTGTCAA TTTCAATTCACTATTAATATCACAGCCGGTATTCTGACAATCATTTCGAAGCTTGTCGGCGACTCTATCTTTACAGTCGTGCAGTTGCTCTGGATCAACTTGATCATGGATATTTTCGCTTCGTTGGGTCTCGCCACTGACCATCCATCCCCCGATTTCCTCAAGCGCAAACCGGAACCGCGAAATGCCCCGATCATTACCATTACAATGTGGAAAATGATTCTAGGTCAAGCCATATACCAGCTTGCAGTTGTTTTTACTGTCCATTACGCAGCATTGGATATTTTTGATCCGCACACAGAATCTGAGTTCGAAAAATTACAGACCTTGGTGTTTAATATTTACGTTTGGATGCAATTCTTCAACCAGCATAATTGTCGACGGGTGGACAACAAGTTGGATATCTGGTATCAAGGAGTACTACGCAACCCTTGGTTTATTGGTGTTCAAGTTCTCACTCTTGTTGGCCAATttgtcatcatcttcaaaggTGGAGAGGCCTTTGATACGGTTCCTCTAACTGGAGCTCAGTGGGGATGGAGTATGCTGTTTGGTATCCTTACCATTCCCCTTGGGGCCTTGATTCGTCAGGTGCCAGACAGATATGTTGCCTCCTTTTTCCAGCAAGTTGGTCGCTTCCTTAGATGGTTCACCAAGCCATTCAAAGGTTGGTGCGCGTGTCTCTCTATTTTGCATATTCGTAGTCGCCAAAGAGTAGACGAAGAGTCGCAAGAGAtgacaaccaccagcaaaAGCAGTGGGAATGGCCCGGGAGACATTGCAGCCTCCAAACGGCCCATCAGCGGATCAACACGAAGCGAGGTATCAGCTCATAGACGGGAGGCGTCCGGGGCAATAACTGAAGATGCAAGCCAGGGTGATAGGGAGGCTTTGGATCTGCAattgttgattgatgctgctCGATCAGGTCGTTTCATTGGGAAGAATATCTTGGAACTCCATCCAAAGACCCTGAAGGATGACCCGATTCTCCGGCAACGAAGCAATCTCAATGTGCCGCCTAGCCAGGACCTTGCAATCATGCAGTTCATGAGCATAACAGATCAGGAAGAGGAACCTCCTGTGCGGCGGAGGAGACAACCCGCACGAGCAGTTTGGGTTGAGCCTACTAGGCCCACGCCAACAACTACTGTGCCGCAAAAATCTGGATTGACATGGGAGAGCTTTCTGCGCTCCAAACGTAGATGA
- a CDS encoding calcium-dependent protein kinase (similar to Verticillium alfalfae VaMs.102 XP_003006011.1) has product MNHEYADPEYFRMLRTGNQHLAGGNGPPSPIRRLVEPALTTRSASRSTSPQETVQRETESQFLSSTPGVSKVASSRIRREAFSPNYFRTFFVEERVLGRGGKGVVLLVRHEIDGCPLGHFACKRVPVGDDHSWLEKVLVEVELLAKLSHPNLVSYRHVWLEDVRLSRFGPSVACAFILQQYCNGGDLHQYLVGSAPRELTKEELKENMRRRSKGQAEAPRPATKPQLSFEEIYSLFKDITSGVAYLHGANYIHRDLKPSNCLLHREGAKLSCLISDFGEVQPENAIRKSTGSTGTISYCAPEVLKPDASGKYENFTTKSDVFSLGMILYFMCFGRLPYQGANVIQEELEDIDQLRAEITDWQGFQGERQERPDLPSKLYKLLQKLLALNPHDRPSANEVLLAMRSETNFDNITKGDWSASRVQNLDSPMPPGTPVPDPEKEKFRGRRGSRNGDASTGTPLAESVNASQDSRRTSRTDLFLNDEP; this is encoded by the exons ATGAACCATGAATATGCCGACCCGGAATACTTTCGTATGCTGAGAACGGGCAACCAACATCTTGCTGGTGGAAATGGCCCTCCAAGTCCCATCCGCAGACTTGTCGAACCGGCATTGACAACTAGGTCCGCGTCCCGCTCGACCTCTCCACAAGAAACCGTGCAGAGGGAGACTGAGTCTCAATTCTTGTCTAGCACCCCGGGAGTCTCGAAAGTTGCAAGCAGTAGAATTCGGAGAGAAGCTTTTAGTCCGAACTATTTCAGGACcttctttgttgaagaaCGTGTGTTGGGAAGGGGAGGTAAAGGTGTCGTGTTATTAGTGCGACATGAGATTGATGGATGCCCTCTTGGCCACTTCGCCTGCAAGCGAGTCCCGGTAGGCGATGACCACTCTTGGTTGGAGAAGGTACTGGTCGAGGTTGAACTGCTAGCAAAGCTTTCTCACCCCAATCTTGTCTCCTATcgccatgtctggctggAGGACGTCCGGTTAAGTAGATTTGGACCCAGTGTTGCTTGCGCCTTCATCCTACAACAATACTGCAACGGCGGTGACCTCCACCAGTACCTTGTTGGCAGCGCACCCAGAGAACTCACCAAGGAGGAATTGAAGGAAAACATGCGAAGGCGATCCAAAGGTCAAGCGGAAGCACCACGACCTGCAACAAAGCCTCAGTTATCATTTGAAGAGATATACTCTCTTTTCAAAGATATCACTTCCGGGGTTGCTTACCTGCACGGCGCAAACTACATTCATCGGGATTTGAAACCCAGCAACTGCCTCCTCCATCGTGAGGGAGCCAAGCTATCCTGTCTCATTAGTGACTTCGGTGAGGTTCAACCCGAGAACGCCATTCGCAAGTCCACTGGATCAACAGGCACGATATCTTATTGCGCCCCGGAAGTATTAAAACCAGATGCCAGCGGAAAATACGAAAACTTCACAACCAAGTCAGATGTTTTCTCGCTTGGAATGATACTCTATTTTATGTGCTTTGGAAGACTACCTTACCAAGGGGCTAATGTTATACAAGAAGAGCTAGAAGACATTGATCAACTTCGAGCTGAGATAACAGATTGGCAAGGTTTTCAAGGCGAGCGACAAGAACGCCCGGACTTGCCTTCCAAACTGTATAAACTTCTGCAGAAGTTGTTAGCTCTCAACCCACACGACAGGCCAAGTGCAAACGAAGTTCTACTAGCTATGAGGAGTGAGACCAACTTTGATAATATTACAAAAGGTGACTGGTCTGCCAGCCGGGTACAGAATTTAGACTCACCGATGCCGCCCGGAACACCTGTCCCCG ATCCCGAGAAAGAGAAGTTTCGTGGCCGAAGGGGAAGTCGAAATGGGGATGCTTCTACGGGCACCCCTCTGGCAGAGTCTGTGAACGCATCTCAGGACTCTAGACGGACATCACGAACAGACCTCTTTCTGAACGATGAA CCCTGA